The following are encoded in a window of Wolbachia endosymbiont (group B) of Hofmannophila pseudospretella genomic DNA:
- a CDS encoding patatin-like phospholipase family protein has translation MTKYILSVDGGGIRGIIPAIILAEIESRTKKPISQIFDLMAGTSTGGIIVAGLCKSNKLQYSANDLVELYQEYGAYIFQSSFWRKSIASWLSGSQYSYRNMEFILNKYFGESTMADVASNLLLTSYDIQNSCEFFFKSWKEKNIKLKDALRATTAAPTYFTPKRLKISQTERVLIDGGVFANNPAACAYASGKRLFPNDEIILLSIGTGGTDRSIKYANSRKFGKIGWIKPLLNVMFASGLDCVDYQLEQVIDDKYIRIQSQLKVASTEMDNITLKNIKSLQQEANAMIEDNQKLIDKLCDFIS, from the coding sequence GTGACAAAGTACATTTTATCTGTAGATGGAGGTGGCATTAGAGGGATAATACCTGCCATTATTCTAGCAGAAATTGAATCTAGGACAAAAAAGCCAATTTCCCAGATTTTTGATTTAATGGCAGGAACCTCAACCGGTGGGATTATTGTTGCTGGACTTTGTAAAAGCAATAAACTTCAATACTCTGCCAATGATTTGGTTGAACTTTACCAAGAGTATGGAGCATATATCTTTCAATCATCATTTTGGAGAAAATCAATTGCTTCTTGGCTGAGTGGTTCTCAGTACTCATATAGAAATATGGAATTTATTCTCAACAAATACTTTGGTGAAAGTACTATGGCCGATGTTGCGAGTAATCTACTACTCACCAGTTATGACATTCAGAATAGTTGTGAATTTTTCTTCAAAAGTTGGAAAGAAAAAAACATTAAGTTGAAAGATGCACTCAGAGCTACAACAGCTGCTCCAACGTACTTCACACCAAAACGTCTGAAAATTAGCCAAACAGAGAGAGTATTGATAGATGGTGGAGTGTTTGCAAATAATCCAGCGGCTTGTGCATATGCAAGTGGTAAGAGGTTATTTCCAAATGATGAGATTATACTGCTATCAATAGGCACTGGTGGAACAGATAGAAGTATAAAGTATGCTAACTCAAGGAAATTTGGCAAAATAGGGTGGATCAAGCCACTACTGAATGTGATGTTTGCCTCTGGATTGGATTGCGTTGATTATCAACTAGAACAAGTAATAGACGATAAATATATAAGAATACAATCGCAATTGAAAGTAGCATCGACTGAGATGGACAATATTACACTCAAAAATATCAAATCTCTTCAGCAAGAGGCAAATGCAATGATAGAGGACAACCAGAAATTAATAGATAAACTTTGCGATTTCATATCTTAA
- a CDS encoding contractile injection system protein, VgrG/Pvc8 family: MQPDFIIDKCESIKDRVISLHLTDESGIIDDVVEVCVDYRDEDIDIPNELNIALGYKEFGIFPMGIYTVNEVTIQGPPKTLLIKAHATNLRISLKAKVSKEWRQITIENLVKEIAQKHGYGYKVAKEFKNVLIPHINQADESDISLLTKIATEREAMAKLAGGYILFISKNMAKSATGKALGTTTIRPQDTINWKVHFTVRDKYNSVVAKWHSYEKGETIKETVGSSEPSYIMLELYSNAESALSAANAKLKQLKRNNEALDITMPGNPQIFAEAKLNLIDFNQAVDGEWIVNRAEHTLNSSGYLTMLSASLSK; encoded by the coding sequence ATGCAGCCAGATTTTATAATAGATAAATGTGAATCAATTAAAGATAGAGTTATATCATTGCACCTTACAGATGAATCAGGAATAATAGATGATGTAGTTGAAGTGTGTGTTGATTACAGGGATGAAGACATAGATATTCCGAATGAATTGAACATAGCACTAGGTTATAAGGAATTTGGAATCTTTCCAATGGGTATATATACAGTCAACGAAGTGACTATACAGGGTCCACCTAAGACTCTACTAATCAAAGCTCATGCAACAAATTTAAGAATATCTTTGAAGGCAAAAGTATCAAAAGAATGGCGCCAAATTACCATAGAAAACTTAGTAAAAGAAATAGCCCAAAAACATGGATATGGATACAAAGTCGCTAAGGAATTTAAGAATGTATTGATACCCCACATTAATCAGGCAGATGAAAGTGATATAAGTCTGTTAACAAAGATCGCAACAGAGCGTGAAGCAATGGCAAAATTAGCTGGTGGGTATATATTGTTTATTTCAAAGAATATGGCAAAATCAGCCACAGGAAAAGCTTTAGGAACAACGACTATTAGACCTCAAGATACAATTAACTGGAAAGTACATTTTACCGTACGTGATAAGTATAATTCAGTAGTGGCAAAGTGGCATAGCTATGAAAAGGGCGAAACTATTAAAGAAACAGTTGGTAGTAGCGAGCCAAGTTATATTATGCTGGAACTTTACTCTAATGCAGAGTCAGCGCTGAGTGCAGCAAATGCCAAGTTGAAACAATTGAAGCGTAACAATGAAGCTTTAGATATAACTATGCCTGGTAATCCTCAAATTTTTGCAGAAGCTAAACTTAATCTTATAGACTTTAACCAAGCGGTAGATGGTGAATGGATAGTTAATAGAGCGGAGCATACTTTAAATAGCTCAGGTTACCTTACTATGTTGTCAGCATCTTTGAGTAAGTAA
- the coaE gene encoding dephospho-CoA kinase (Dephospho-CoA kinase (CoaE) performs the final step in coenzyme A biosynthesis.) translates to MIIGLTGGIAVGKSFVANCFKEFGAALFDADSVVHQLYKVNKNIISYAEEKFPGVIVNGKIDRTVLSKYFLAYDENWKQFQSLVHSAVRNELEIFIAQEKENDGKFLVLDIPLLLETRFRSYCDFIVFIHADSAVQAQRISERNMDKKKLDLMSSIQLPIEEKKQMSDFIINTSANVLSQVKDIINSLDLNT, encoded by the coding sequence ATGATCATAGGTTTAACAGGTGGAATTGCAGTCGGAAAGAGCTTTGTAGCCAATTGCTTTAAAGAATTTGGTGCCGCTTTGTTTGATGCCGACTCTGTCGTGCACCAGCTTTATAAAGTAAACAAAAACATAATAAGTTACGCAGAAGAAAAATTTCCTGGGGTGATAGTAAATGGAAAAATAGATAGAACAGTATTATCTAAATATTTTTTAGCTTATGATGAAAATTGGAAGCAATTTCAGTCTTTAGTGCATTCCGCTGTGCGAAATGAATTAGAAATTTTTATTGCTCAGGAGAAAGAAAACGACGGAAAATTTCTAGTTCTAGACATTCCACTCCTGCTGGAAACTAGATTCCGTTCATATTGCGATTTTATTGTCTTTATCCATGCAGATAGCGCTGTACAAGCTCAAAGGATCAGTGAGCGTAATATGGATAAAAAAAAGCTGGATCTAATGTCTAGTATTCAGCTACCTATTGAAGAAAAAAAGCAAATGAGCGACTTTATCATCAATACCAGCGCAAATGTTCTTTCTCAAGTGAAAGATATAATAAACTCGTTAGACCTCAACACGTGA
- a CDS encoding transposase — protein sequence MGNRREYTIEFKLEAIKLVRETGQPSAKIARDLGMNGDLLSRWVRKYNEKMSGVDAFPGKGKLAPYDKERFYLKKELARITRERDI from the coding sequence ATGGGAAACAGAAGGGAATATACAATAGAGTTTAAATTGGAAGCAATAAAACTAGTAAGAGAAACAGGTCAACCGTCAGCAAAAATAGCAAGAGATTTAGGTATGAATGGAGATTTATTAAGCAGATGGGTAAGAAAATATAATGAAAAAATGTCTGGAGTAGATGCATTTCCAGGCAAAGGAAAGTTAGCTCCTTATGACAAAGAAAGGTTTTACTTAAAGAAAGAGTTAGCAAGAATAACTAGGGAAAGAGACATTTAA
- a CDS encoding helix-turn-helix domain-containing protein, whose product MEKSLDCEVGQKVKSWRLERGYTQKDLAEKVGVKYWAILQYEKGSRKIPIKKLYAIAEALSVNVKGLVCGETLPNEKRYFEDEEILNLVKGYKDEELSEVFYLLTKFIRLSEERSRKAVKIEVARGLMKVGVSAHVISRTTNLSIGEYEENKISVPYKVGQRIKEWRLIRGYTQKDLANKVGITNQGIYEYEQGRAAVSLEMLDEIAKVLSISIIDLLPESDEEVEEKLSNLIEEYKKIESRELRDMLIKSLFEGIHVYREKVRKEKKIEVARNLVKEGISVDIILQTTGLSNYMIEKFL is encoded by the coding sequence ATGGAAAAAAGTCTAGACTGTGAAGTAGGGCAAAAAGTGAAAAGTTGGAGGTTAGAGAGAGGGTATACTCAAAAGGATTTAGCGGAGAAGGTTGGTGTAAAGTATTGGGCAATACTGCAATATGAAAAAGGGAGTCGTAAAATTCCAATTAAGAAGTTATATGCCATAGCAGAAGCATTATCAGTGAATGTTAAAGGTCTAGTTTGTGGAGAGACACTACCAAATGAAAAAAGATATTTTGAAGATGAAGAAATATTAAATTTAGTAAAGGGGTATAAGGATGAAGAATTAAGCGAGGTATTTTATTTATTAACCAAATTTATTCGTTTGAGCGAGGAAAGAAGCAGAAAAGCGGTAAAAATAGAAGTAGCAAGGGGTTTGATGAAAGTAGGAGTTTCTGCTCATGTTATCTCTCGAACAACTAACCTATCTATTGGTGAGTATGAGGAGAACAAAATTTCGGTTCCATACAAAGTAGGGCAAAGGATAAAAGAGTGGAGATTAATACGAGGATATACACAAAAAGATTTAGCGAATAAAGTTGGCATAACAAATCAAGGAATATACGAATATGAACAAGGGAGAGCTGCTGTTTCACTTGAAATGTTAGATGAAATAGCAAAGGTATTATCAATCAGTATCATAGATCTACTTCCCGAATCAGATGAAGAAGTGGAAGAAAAGCTATCAAATTTGATAGAAGAATACAAAAAGATTGAGAGTCGGGAATTACGCGATATGCTAATCAAGTCTTTATTTGAAGGTATACATGTTTATAGAGAAAAGGTCAGAAAGGAAAAGAAGATTGAAGTTGCAAGGAATTTAGTGAAAGAAGGAATTTCTGTTGATATTATCTTGCAAACGACAGGCTTATCAAATTATATGATTGAGAAATTTTTGTGA
- a CDS encoding ankyrin repeat domain-containing protein translates to MDKLGQDTKNKLHFWWLITLIVCIIATYSYMKAKAADNYKTILRIASQNCNLETVKFLVENLLDINVQIPKLTALHYAAEEGCAEVVKFLVEKGVDINATKYERWTPLHAATYEGKLEIIRFLLDKGSDPTIRDTDGKTPRKIAVLRSRHNKDKPYDEIIKLLAEAEDRYESTKSNH, encoded by the coding sequence ATGGATAAATTGGGTCAAGATACAAAAAACAAGCTGCATTTTTGGTGGCTTATAACATTAATAGTATGTATTATTGCTACCTATTCCTACATGAAGGCAAAGGCTGCAGATAATTATAAAACGATATTACGCATTGCTTCTCAAAATTGTAACTTAGAGACTGTAAAATTCTTAGTAGAAAATCTATTAGATATTAATGTGCAGATCCCTAAATTAACAGCACTACATTATGCTGCAGAAGAGGGATGTGCAGAGGTTGTAAAATTCCTAGTAGAAAAAGGAGTTGATATAAATGCTACGAAATATGAAAGATGGACACCTTTACATGCAGCTACATATGAAGGCAAATTGGAGATAATTAGATTTTTATTAGACAAAGGTTCAGACCCTACCATTAGAGATACAGATGGAAAAACACCAAGGAAAATTGCTGTATTAAGATCACGGCATAATAAGGACAAACCTTATGATGAAATCATTAAGCTACTTGCAGAAGCAGAGGACCGATACGAATCAACAAAAAGTAATCACTAA
- a CDS encoding DDE-type integrase/transposase/recombinase — protein MVVGWSMSSSMDKQLIIDPLFMAVNKRKSTEDLLFHSDQGSQYTSKNYQFLLNRKNIISSMSHKGCCYDNSPAEKLTQKRATY, from the coding sequence ATGGTAGTTGGTTGGTCAATGAGTAGTTCAATGGATAAACAATTAATTATAGATCCTTTATTTATGGCTGTTAATAAACGAAAATCCACCGAAGATCTACTGTTTCATAGTGATCAAGGGTCACAATATACTTCTAAAAATTACCAATTCTTATTAAATAGGAAAAATATTATCTCTAGCATGAGTCATAAGGGTTGTTGTTATGATAACTCACCTGCAGAAAAGCTCACTCAAAAGAGAGCTACTTATTGA
- a CDS encoding helix-turn-helix transcriptional regulator, translating into MIIQSILSYELGKKIEGCRIVQGYTQAKLASKIGLTYKEIHNFELGCKAITIKESYIIAGALSVNVIDLLPEPTVLRENSWYEDEDKEIVYLTKIHREIKDQELRKKLYPLVRFVYISEKISQEEAKIEVAKNLVKEGVSVDIISQVTRLSTYEYDDIEKEICTDSILYKVGKRIKEERLIREYTQEDLANKIGSTPKEIHDYERGYTDIPIEILYKIAKTLSVNIKALGLTEYENEPVFGFIGKCEKIEDQELLDTVARSLSEGMQTGKEKVKKAEKIKIAKDLVKEGVAIDIIVRASGLTADELGECEN; encoded by the coding sequence ATGATAATTCAGAGCATATTGAGCTACGAGCTAGGGAAAAAAATAGAAGGTTGTAGGATAGTACAAGGGTATACTCAGGCAAAATTAGCAAGCAAAATTGGTTTAACATATAAGGAAATACATAACTTTGAACTAGGGTGCAAGGCTATTACAATCAAAGAATCGTATATAATAGCAGGAGCATTGTCAGTTAATGTTATAGATCTACTTCCAGAACCAACAGTACTAAGAGAAAACAGTTGGTATGAAGATGAGGATAAAGAAATAGTCTATCTAACAAAAATACATAGAGAAATTAAGGATCAGGAATTACGCAAGAAGCTGTATCCATTAGTAAGGTTTGTATATATTAGCGAGAAAATTAGCCAAGAAGAAGCGAAAATAGAAGTAGCAAAGAATCTAGTGAAAGAAGGAGTTTCAGTTGATATTATTTCCCAAGTGACTCGCTTATCTACTTATGAGTATGATGATATAGAGAAAGAAATTTGTACTGATTCTATACTCTACAAAGTGGGGAAAAGGATAAAAGAGGAGAGATTAATACGGGAATACACTCAGGAGGACTTGGCAAATAAAATCGGTTCAACACCTAAAGAAATACACGACTATGAACGAGGATATACAGATATTCCAATTGAAATATTATATAAGATAGCAAAGACATTATCAGTTAACATTAAAGCTCTTGGACTAACAGAATATGAAAATGAGCCAGTTTTTGGGTTTATAGGTAAATGCGAAAAAATTGAGGATCAAGAATTACTGGATACGGTAGCCAGATCTTTATCTGAAGGAATGCAAACTGGTAAAGAAAAGGTTAAAAAAGCAGAGAAAATCAAGATTGCAAAAGATCTAGTTAAGGAAGGTGTTGCTATTGATATTATTGTGCGAGCAAGTGGCCTAACTGCTGATGAGTTGGGTGAGTGTGAAAATTGA
- a CDS encoding NAD(P)H-dependent flavin oxidoreductase, with translation MKNKIKKIVISGKEVWPIIEGGKGIAISDGRSSGAFAAADAVGTFSGANAKLIDDNGELVPLIYKGKTRNEKHEELIKYSIEAGVSQAKIANEISKGRGRIHMNVLWEMGAAEQVLHGILEKAKGLVHGITCGAGMPYRLGEIAAKYQVYYYPIISSARAFKALWKRAYQKISSFLLGGVVYEDPWLAGGHNGLSNSEDPELSQAPFERVAELRSFMNEVGLSETPIVMAGGVWNLKDWEHWFDNLQIGPIAFQFGTRPLLTKESPISTEWKKKLLTLEEGDVFLNKFSPTGFYSSAVRNSFIHELQERNSRQMKFSESVSGEFNNEFAMGSRGRKIYLIAKDKELANAWIKAGYTEVMKTPDTTVIFVTPGKFAEIRQDQINCMGCLSHCLFSNWKDHGDHSTGRKPDPRSFCIQKTLQNIIHDGDIENELMFSGHNVYKFKQDPFYENGNVPTVKELVERILTGL, from the coding sequence TTGAAAAATAAGATAAAAAAGATAGTGATTTCAGGAAAAGAAGTGTGGCCGATTATCGAAGGTGGCAAAGGCATTGCAATTAGTGACGGAAGATCAAGTGGAGCATTTGCTGCAGCAGATGCTGTTGGTACGTTTTCTGGTGCAAATGCTAAACTTATCGATGACAATGGCGAGCTGGTACCACTAATTTATAAAGGTAAAACAAGAAATGAAAAGCATGAAGAGTTAATCAAGTATAGTATTGAGGCTGGAGTTAGTCAAGCAAAAATAGCGAATGAAATATCAAAGGGCCGTGGAAGAATACATATGAACGTGCTTTGGGAAATGGGAGCAGCAGAACAAGTCCTTCATGGCATATTAGAAAAAGCAAAAGGCTTAGTTCATGGCATCACTTGCGGTGCTGGTATGCCTTACAGGCTTGGAGAAATTGCAGCTAAATATCAAGTTTATTACTACCCTATTATCTCATCGGCGCGCGCTTTTAAAGCGTTGTGGAAACGTGCTTACCAAAAAATATCTTCTTTTTTACTTGGTGGAGTAGTATATGAGGATCCGTGGCTTGCTGGTGGTCACAATGGACTCAGTAATAGTGAAGATCCAGAATTATCACAGGCTCCATTTGAAAGAGTTGCAGAGCTTAGATCTTTCATGAATGAAGTCGGTCTTTCTGAAACGCCAATTGTTATGGCGGGGGGAGTGTGGAATTTGAAGGATTGGGAACATTGGTTTGACAATTTACAAATCGGACCAATAGCTTTTCAGTTTGGCACTCGTCCACTTTTAACAAAAGAAAGTCCGATTTCTACAGAATGGAAAAAGAAGTTACTTACTTTAGAAGAAGGTGATGTATTTTTAAACAAATTTAGTCCAACAGGATTTTACTCATCTGCAGTAAGAAATAGCTTCATACATGAGCTACAGGAACGAAATTCACGTCAAATGAAATTTTCAGAAAGTGTGAGTGGAGAGTTTAATAATGAATTTGCAATGGGTAGCAGAGGTAGAAAGATTTACCTCATTGCAAAAGACAAAGAGCTAGCAAATGCATGGATTAAAGCAGGGTATACAGAGGTAATGAAAACTCCAGATACAACTGTTATTTTTGTGACACCAGGCAAATTTGCGGAAATAAGACAAGATCAAATTAATTGCATGGGATGTTTGAGTCACTGCTTATTTAGCAATTGGAAAGATCATGGTGACCATTCAACAGGGCGAAAACCAGATCCACGAAGCTTCTGTATACAAAAGACACTGCAAAACATTATACATGACGGTGATATTGAAAATGAACTTATGTTTTCTGGACACAATGTGTACAAATTTAAGCAAGACCCATTTTATGAGAATGGCAACGTACCAACAGTAAAGGAGCTGGTGGAAAGAATATTGACAGGTTTATGA
- a CDS encoding IS3 family transposase, which produces MITHLQKSSLKRELLIDPSQHSAQQARTAIFEYIEIFYNKQRRHSTINYCIPEQFDASFS; this is translated from the coding sequence ATGATAACTCACCTGCAGAAAAGCTCACTCAAAAGAGAGCTACTTATTGATCCTTCACAACACTCTGCTCAACAAGCTAGAACTGCCATATTTGAATACATTGAAATTTTTTATAATAAACAACGACGTCATTCTACTATTAACTATTGCATCCCTGAACAATTTGATGCATCATTTTCATGA
- the metG gene encoding methionine--tRNA ligase: MEQFESFYVTTPIYYVNDKPHIGHAYTSLICDVAARFMKLAEKNVKFTTGTDEHGQKIEKAAKVKGIEPKEFTDEISVTFRKLAELMNLDYDDFIRTTEERHEKAVIALWNRLEERGQIYLDSYSGWYSVRDEAFYQESELIDGRAPTGAEVQWIKEESYFFRLSNWQNKLLELYENQPNFIFPESRKNEVVSFVKSGLTDLSISRTSFNRGIKVPGNDKHVIYVWIDALTNYLTSIGFPNIEDEEYKKFWTNSFNVHVIGKDILRFHAVYWPAILLAADLPLPKQIAVHGWWLNEGEKISKSLGNVIDPIDLAEEFGVDQLRYFLLREASFGQDGNFSKKNMISRINSELANNIGNLVQRTISFLHKQCFGVVPVVDRNLLKDDKSLPDCKAIIDQVMDHLSKYEFNQIILLIINISSKANAYIDKSAPWMLSKTDREHMNLVIYKLLEYIRIIGILLQPIVPRSAETILDQLQIPKEQRDLKSLCNACVSLGITLPKPTPIFLRIDI, translated from the coding sequence ATGGAGCAATTTGAGAGCTTTTACGTCACTACGCCAATATATTACGTAAACGACAAGCCACACATCGGCCACGCATATACTTCCCTTATCTGTGATGTTGCAGCTAGATTTATGAAACTAGCTGAAAAGAACGTCAAATTTACTACTGGTACGGATGAACATGGACAGAAAATTGAAAAAGCGGCTAAGGTAAAGGGAATAGAGCCAAAAGAATTTACAGATGAAATAAGTGTTACATTCAGAAAATTGGCTGAGCTAATGAACCTTGATTATGATGATTTTATTCGCACTACAGAAGAACGTCATGAAAAAGCAGTTATAGCTCTATGGAATAGGCTTGAAGAGAGAGGGCAAATATATCTGGATTCTTACTCAGGTTGGTATTCAGTTCGTGATGAAGCGTTTTATCAGGAATCAGAGTTGATAGATGGCAGAGCGCCAACAGGTGCTGAAGTTCAGTGGATAAAAGAAGAGAGCTACTTTTTTCGCTTGTCAAATTGGCAAAACAAATTGCTGGAGTTATATGAAAATCAGCCGAATTTTATCTTTCCTGAGAGCAGAAAAAATGAAGTGGTATCGTTTGTAAAATCAGGACTGACTGACCTTTCGATTTCTCGTACTAGTTTTAATCGGGGAATAAAAGTACCAGGGAATGACAAGCACGTAATTTATGTTTGGATAGATGCGCTCACTAACTATCTCACATCAATAGGCTTTCCTAATATAGAAGATGAGGAATATAAGAAGTTTTGGACAAACTCCTTCAACGTTCATGTGATCGGTAAAGACATATTGCGTTTTCACGCTGTATACTGGCCAGCTATTCTTCTTGCAGCAGATTTACCACTGCCAAAGCAAATTGCAGTTCATGGTTGGTGGCTAAACGAGGGGGAAAAAATATCCAAATCCCTTGGTAACGTTATAGATCCAATTGATCTTGCAGAAGAGTTTGGTGTTGATCAACTACGCTATTTTCTCCTTCGGGAAGCAAGTTTCGGTCAAGATGGTAATTTCAGTAAGAAGAACATGATCAGCCGCATAAACTCAGAGCTGGCAAACAATATAGGCAATTTAGTGCAAAGAACAATTTCATTTCTGCACAAGCAATGTTTTGGAGTTGTACCAGTGGTCGATCGCAATTTGCTTAAAGATGATAAGAGTCTACCAGATTGCAAAGCCATAATTGATCAAGTAATGGATCATCTATCAAAGTATGAATTTAACCAGATTATACTTCTGATTATCAATATTTCTTCCAAAGCCAACGCTTACATAGATAAAAGTGCACCTTGGATGTTAAGCAAAACTGACAGAGAGCACATGAATTTAGTAATTTACAAACTACTCGAATACATTAGAATAATTGGTATTTTATTGCAGCCAATTGTTCCCAGATCAGCAGAAACGATACTAGATCAATTGCAAATTCCAAAAGAACAACGTGATTTAAAATCTCTGTGCAACGCATGTGTAAGTTTAGGCATTACACTGCCTAAACCTACGCCGATTTTTTTGAGGATCGATATTTAA